In the genome of bacterium, the window AGTCCTGGATTTGCCGGAAAATGAAGTCGAGCCGCTTTTTTCAGCCGTCAAAAAAATTACCAAATTAATCCAAAAAAGCTTGAAACCCGAGGGATTTACTATTGGAATCAATCACGGTAAAATAAGTGGCCAGGTCGTTGACCATCTGCATATTCACATTATTCCCAGATTTGAAAATGACGGGGGAAGTTCAATTCACAGTGTGGTCAATAACCCGCCCAAAGAGTCGTTAAGAGAAATAAAAAATAAAATAAAATTACAAAGCGATTATGGAAATTAGAAAAAAAGAAAAAGAATCGGTGACAGGCCTCCTCTACCGCTTTAGTTTGAAGATGAAACAAAGCGGGATACTTCGCGAAGTTAAGAAGCGGCGTTTTTATCATCGGCCGCCTAATCGCCGCAAAACTCGGATCGCGGCTATTTATCGCGAAGGCAAAAAGAAAGAGATGGAGAAGGCCAAAAAATTAGGCGAATTATGAACGAAATTTCGGTTGTCAGTCTGAACGGCAAATGCCATCTCTTGGAAGGAAAGATAAAAAGAATGGCTCGCAGATTCCTTCAATTGCTGAAAAAAGAAAATTGTCGTTTAGAGATTTTTTTGATTACCAGCCGGAAAATAAAATTTTTAAATAAAAAATTCAGAAATAAAGACAAGGCGACCGACATTCTTACTTTTGTTGAACCGAAGAA includes:
- a CDS encoding HIT family protein; its protein translation is MNCLFCSIIKKEIPAEIIYEDEKTLAILDINPRAPGHTMVLSKVHSETVLDLPENEVEPLFSAVKKITKLIQKSLKPEGFTIGINHGKISGQVVDHLHIHIIPRFENDGGSSIHSVVNNPPKESLREIKNKIKLQSDYGN
- a CDS encoding 30S ribosomal protein S21, whose amino-acid sequence is MEIRKKEKESVTGLLYRFSLKMKQSGILREVKKRRFYHRPPNRRKTRIAAIYREGKKKEMEKAKKLGEL
- the ybeY gene encoding rRNA maturation RNase YbeY, which translates into the protein MNEISVVSLNGKCHLLEGKIKRMARRFLQLLKKENCRLEIFLITSRKIKFLNKKFRNKDKATDILTFVEPKNYPHPESKLKFLGEIYLNPDYIAPENLSRLVAHGLLHLFGFFHKKKSDRIKM